In one Fusarium keratoplasticum isolate Fu6.1 chromosome 5, whole genome shotgun sequence genomic region, the following are encoded:
- a CDS encoding Oxoglutarate dehydrogenase yields the protein MLRSARSASAGGRRLVRGVCCQHQLTRGLTTLKTTQTIRKDGGRNYATAHAEAVAPSEPPTQAESFLQGGAASYIDEMYQSWRESPESVHVSWRTYFRNMEDRSQSPAQAVQLPPGYLSPRDPALQSQVHPSQGSQVADQLKLSKLAAAYQSHGHHVANIDPLGLRKNGQAPHAEHPEELNPAYHGFTAADLNREFALGPDLLPHFAAQGRKSMTLREIVSAYESMYCGNYGIEYSHIPSAEKREWLRERLEVPTPFNFSPDEKKRILDSLIWSTGFERFIATKFPTEKRFGLDGAEGLAPGVTSLIDQSVDVHGIEDIVIGSCHRGRLTMLGTVYGKPREAILAEFGGRVTADLPGMAGDVKYHLGHDGHRITPEGHRVSLSLLANPSHLEAVDPVATGSAYATQKLRGDKDRTRAMCLALHGDAAFAGQGVVYETLGLSRLDGYQVGGTIRIIVNNQIGFTTDAECSRSTPYASDLAKYTDSPIIHVNADDVEAVTFVCQLAADWRARFQEDIVIDLVCYRKFGHNEFDQPNFTQPMMYKQVADQTPTLELYINKLVQEGTFTAAEIEEQRKWVWDRLNENFEASKTYLSERKNFPPGWDSLPSPASLAVEKYPVTQTAVEHATLKSIADKVNSVPEGFELHQSLQRILTGRLSSFDQGSVDWSTAEALAFGTLCLEGHSIRLTGQDVQRGTFSQRHSVLHNQATGETWTPLNTLSEEQSPYEAINSPLSEFGALGFEYGVTLADPNPLVMWEAQFGDFANNAQVMLDNFIVAGESKWLDRSGIVLSLPHGYDGQGAEHSSARLERFLLMCNEEGRSWPSEEAIDRAHQDSNVEIVCMTSPANYFHVLRRQLKREYRKPLVIFFSKSLLRHPIARSDISLFTDPSATFQPVLADPEHEAGGIDSEDKISRVIFCSGQVYANLVKHRATNGLRDTAITRIEELHPFPWREVKANLEKYPNAQNIVWAQEEHYNGGAWHYVRDRLEAVLRESDSLSARRVLYAGRAVSASPATGLKKRHEAEEKQLLEDAFSVQE from the exons ATGTTGCGGTCAGCTCGTTCTGCTTCTGCCGGTGGTAGGAGACTTGTTCGTGGAGTCTGCTGTCAACACCAGCTCACACGAGGCCTCACGACGCTCAAAACCACCCAGACCATTAGAAAGGATGGGGGTAGGAACTATGCTACGGCGCACGCAGAGGCGGTAGCTCCTTCGGAGCCCCCA ACACAGGCGGAGTCCTTTCTCCAGGGAGGCGCTGCTTCATACATTGATGAGATGTATCAGTCTTGGAGAGAGTCCCCGGAGTCTGTCCATGTATCATGGAGGACCTACTTCCGCAACATGGAGGATAGATCACAGTCGCCCGCCCAGGCTGTCCAATTGCCCCCTGGCTATCTATCGCCTCGGGATCCAGCTCTGCAATCTCAAGTTCATCCATCACAAGGTAGCCAGGTGGCGGACCAGCTAAAGTTGAGCAAACTTGCTGCTGCGTATCAATCACATGGACATCACGTCGCCAACATCGACCCCCTTGGGCTTCGCAAGAATGGCCAGGCTCCTCACGCCGAACACCCGGAAGAGTTGAACCCCGCCTATCACGGCTTCACTGCCGCTGACCTAAACCGGGAATTCGCTCTCGGCCCGGATCTTTTGCCTCATTTCGCAGCCCAGGGCCGCAAGTCGATGACCCTGAGGGAGATTGTGTCCGCATATGAGTCGATGTACTGCGGCAACTATGGCATCGAGTATTCACACATCCCAAGCGCTGAGAAACGCGAATGGCTTCGTGAAAGACTCGAAGTTCCAACTCCTTTCAATTTCTCGCCagatgagaagaagcgcatccTGGATAGTCTCATCTGGAGCACTGGCTTTGAGCGCTTCATTGCTACCAAGTTCCCCACTGAGAAGCGGTTTGGTCTTGATGGCGCTGAGGGTCTTGCTCCTGGTGTTACTTCTCTTATCGACCAGAGTGTCGATGTTCACGGTATTGAGGATATTGTTATTGGGAGCTGTCATCGAGGAAGATTGACCATGCTGGGTACTGTCTATGGCAAGCCCCGCGAAGCGATTCTCGCCGAGTTTGGGGGACGAGTCACTGCTGATCTTCCTGGTATGGCCGGTGATGTCAAGTACCACCTTGGGCACGACGGTCATCGCATCACTCCTGAAGGCCACCGTGTTTCTCTATCCCTCCTTGCAAATCCGTCACATCTCGAAGCGGTCGATCCTGTCGCAACTGGCTCTGCCTATGCCACCCAGAAGCTGCGCGGAGACAAGGACCGCACCCGTGCTATGTGTCTTGCCTTGCACGGTGATGCTGCTTTCGCTGGCCAAGGAGTCGTCTATGAGACTCTTGGTCTCTCAAGACTTGACGGATATCAAGTCGGTGGCACCATTcgcatcatcgtcaacaaccaGATTGGTTTCACGACTGATGCCGAGTGCTCGCGATCCACTCCCTACGCCTCGGATCTGGCGAAATACACCGACTCACCGATCATTCACGTCAACGCCGATGACGTCGAAGCCGTCACTTTTGTTTGTCAACTCGCAGCCGACTGGAGAGCCCGTTTCCAAGAGGACATTGTCATCGATCTCGTCTGCTACCGCAAATTCGGCCACAATGAATTCGACCAGCCAAACTTTACGCAGCCCATGATGTACAAGCAGGTTGCTGATCAAACTCCGACATTGGAGTTGTACATCAACAAGCTTGTGCAGGAGGGTACCTTTACCGCTGCTGAGATTGAGGAGCAGAGGAAGTGGGTGTGGGATAGACTCAATGAGAATTTTGAGGCCAGCAAAACGTACCTCTCGGAGAGAAAGAACTTCCCACCTGGGTGGGATTCTCTACCTTCACCAGCTTCGTTGGCGGTTGAGAAATACCCCGTCACTCAGACGGCTGTTGAGCATGCCACCCTCAAGTCCATCGCGGACAAGGTCAACAGCGTGCCTGAAGGCTTTGAGCTCCATCAGAGCTTGCAGCGCATTCTTACTGGACGGTTGAGCAGCTTTGACCAAGGTTCTGTTGATTGGTCTACTGCTGAAGCCCTGGCCTTCGGAACCCTCTGTCTTGAAGGCCACTCTATCCGTCTGACGGGCCAGGACGTCCAGCGTGGAACATTCTCACAGCGTCACTCTGTCCTGCATAACCAGGCCACGGGCGAGACATGGACGCCTTTGAACACCCTTTCTGAGGAGCAATCTCCTTacgaagccatcaactcgCCTCTCAGCGAATTTGGTGCCCTCGGTTTCGAATACGGCGTGACACTCGCGGACCCGAACCCCCTCGTTATGTGGGAAGCCCAATTCGGTGACTTTGCCAACAATGCCCAGGTGATGCTGGACAACTTTATCGTTGCCGGCGAGTCCAAGTGGCTTGATCGGTCAGGCATCGTTCTCTCCCTACCTCATGGGTATGACGGCCAGGGAGCGGAACATTCGTCTGCTCGACTGGAGAGGTTCTTGTTGATGTGCAATGAGGAGGGCAGGTCTTGGCCGAGTGAAGAGGCTATTGATCGAGCGCATCAGGATTCCAACGTGGAAATTGTTTGCATGACTTCACCGGCAAACTACTTCCATGTCTTGCGCCGTCAGTTGAAGCGAGAATACCGCAAGC CATTGGTCATTTTCTTCTCAAAGTCTCTTCTCCGCCATCCCATCGCCAGATCCGACATCTCACTCTTCACTGATCCCTCTGCCACCTTCCAGCCTGTTCTTGCTGACCCAGAACACGAAGCCGGCGGAATAGATagcgaggacaagatctcTCGTGTTATCTTCTGTTCAGGCCAAGTCTATGCCAATCTGGTCAAGCACAGAGCCACCAACGGCCTCCGCGACACAGCCATCACACGTATTGAGGAACTGCACCCCTTCCCCTGGCGTGAAGTCAAGGCCAACTTGGAAAAGTACCCCAACGCACAGAACATCGTCTGGGCACAAGAGGAGCATTACAATGGTGGAGCTTGGCACTATGTTCGCGATCGTTTGGAGGCTGTTCTCCGCGAGTCGGATAGTCTGTCGGCAAGGAGGGTGTTGTATGCTGGAAGGGCTGTGAGCGCGAGCCCGGCTACTGgattgaagaagaggcatgaggcggaggagaagcaacTGCTTGAGGATGCTTTCAGCGTTCAAGAATGA
- a CDS encoding Fungal-trans domain-containing protein, with product MFPSAATDDASTATSTVKRARAKHACRVNCEVLPSRRGRYPRKNKRQKQIEQQRRSALSPSVQGSDGRPLSHRPTSSVHTVASGATPQTERDAADTRIPARSPSPSTDSAAPGNLFFGESNFLTLVPGMPRIGEQLDEQDDQNGSKQKARLLFPINSTPQSMPEGASPASIDRLSVGTSRYLRDEGALTLPDLQACTPALQAYFTWFHPCFPILDRAEFTRQLAASEVSYLLMQSMLFIGATYCDNATITSMGFTDRTEAKSLLYTRARLLFHADWEKDETTLIQSLFLMSFWRGGPSDVRDVRYWLGVVIGVAESYGLHRSPRFTTRDPQKARLRRRIWWSIYVRERQAAASLGLPSRIRDDDCDIEPLSPSDLESETEHPDFSPFGCCKPEHITYAIKMVDVARILGRVVDVHFSPGRQPSTPEQIQDVGDALEDWRANLPEDMNRGVEDGTASVWAHLLHLAYKHKFLRHGQDEQSGQIAVAAASKISRIAEDMLAQGTLRYGQMHLITSLFAALCIHAISIRRGVDVSRRIAEHRAQMCLLGLQEIQKYWKINNNVLDLFLQYLDVSIAQRLHGATSSDAPIHSIADLESGVTSEDQQGSADAASPGERTHDFPTPQTQAQTRVFEDQYFNLLYGPWEGDDGMADLGLVLQANDPMQMESLNILGRSR from the exons ACCCCTCTCTCACCGGCCGACATCATCTGTTCATACAGTGGCATCAGGCGCAACTCCCCAGACTGAAAGAGATGCTGCCGATACTAGAATACCGGCGAGGAGCCCTTCACCTTCAACAGATTCAGCAGCACCTGGGAACTTGTTCTTTGGCGAATCCAACTTTCTCACCCTGGTCCCTGGAATGCCCCGTATAGGAGAGCAGCTCGACGAACAAGATGACCAAAACGGCAGCAAGCAAAAGGCCCGACTCCTCTTTCCCATCAACAGCACACCTCAGTCCATGCCCGAAGGTGCATCTCCAGCTAGTATCGATCGCCTCAGTGTAGGAACATCACGATATCTACGTGATGAGGGCGCCCTCACATTACCCGACCTGCAAGCTTGCACTCCAGCCCTGCAAGCTTACTTCACCTGGTTTCATCCATGCTTCCCAATTTTGGATAGGGCAGAGTTCACTCGCCAACTGGCTGCGTCCGAGGTCTCATACCTTTTAATGCAGTCCATGCTCTTCATCGGGGCAACGTACTGTGACAATGCGACCATCACTTCCATGGGTTTCACTGATAGAACAGAGGCCAAGTCGTTGCTGTACACCCGAGCGAGACTTCTCTTTCATGCCGATTGGGAAAAGGATGAGACCACCCTGATTCAATCACTGTTTCTTATGAGTTTCTGGCGAGGTGGTCCCTCTGACGTTAGGGATGTGCGGTATTGGCTGGGAGTTGTCATTGGTGTGGCGGAGTCATATGGACTTCATAGATC ACCAAGGTTCACGACTAGAGATCCTCAAAAGGCTCGTCTAAGGAGACGAATCTGGTGGTCTATCTAC GTCCGAGAGAGACAAGCAGCCGCTTCGCTGGGCCTTCCCAGTAGAATCAGAGATGACGACTGCGACATAGAGCCACTGAGCCCATCGGACCTGGAGTCTGAGACCGAACATCCCGATTTTTCTCCTTTTGGCTGCTGTAAGCCGGAGCACATCACATACGCCATCAAGATGGTAGATGTTGCACGAATAC TTGGCCGGGTAGTTGATGTGCACTTTTCACCTGGCAGGCAACCGTCGACCCCTGAGCAGATCCAAGACGTCGGTGATGCACTCGAAGACTGGAGAGCAAACCTCCCAGAGGATATGAACCgcggtgtcgaggatggtACGGCCTCAGTGTGGGCGCATCTGTTACACCTTGCCTACAA GCATAAGTTTCTTAGACACGGCCAAGACGAACAGAGCGGGCAGATCGCCGTAGCGGCTGCGTCTAAGATTAGCAGGATCGCTGAGGACATGCTTGCACAAGGAACGCTTCGCTATGGACAGATGCACTT AATCACGAGTTTATTTGCCGCCCTCTGCATCCATGCCATCAGCATAAGGCGAGGCGTGGATGTATCTCGCCGCATCGCTGAGCATCGTGCGCAGATGtgtctcctcggcctgcaAGAGATACAAAAGTACTGgaagatcaacaacaatgTGCTGGATTTGTTTCTCCAATATCTCGACGTGTCAATTGCCCAGCGACTACACGGCGCAACAAGCAGTGATGCACCCATCCACAGCATCGCCGACCTTGAATCAGGAGTGACTTCGGAAGACCAGCAAGGAAGTGCAGATGCAGCCAGTCCAGGAGAGCGGACACATGACTTTCCCACCCCGCAGACGCAGGCCCAGACAAGAGTCTTTGAAGACCAATACTTTAATCTTTTGTACGGACCCTGGGAGGGTGATGACGGCATGGCGGATCTCGGCCTGGTCCTGCAGGCGAATGATCCAATGCAGATGGAGAGTCTCAATATCCTGGGCCGTTCGCGGTGA